Proteins from one Aspergillus nidulans FGSC A4 chromosome VIII genomic window:
- a CDS encoding protein phacB (transcript_id=CADANIAT00001208): MAIAEALLFVNNRAVEHPLQFLTAVAFAVPLLYVVINEFIRASARIPGFKGPRGLPLIGNLAQIRKDAAEQYRIWSKIYGPVYQIQLGNIPVLVVNSAAAAKVLFGQNAQALSSRPEFYTFHKIVSNTAGTTIGTSPYSESLKRRRKGAASALNRPSVESYVHHLDVESKAFVAELFKYGNGGKTPVDPMAMIQRLSLSLALTLNWGVRVASQEEELFDEITEVEDKISKFRSTTGNLQDYIPILRLNPFSSNSHKAKEMRDRRDKYLSSLNRDLDDRMEKGTHKPCIQANVILDKEAKLNSEELTSISLTMLSGGLDTVTTLVAWSISLLAQRPDIQDKAAKAIQEMYSEGQPLCDPADDQKCAYVAALVRECLRYYTVLRLALPRTSIRDITYDGKVIPKGTVFFLNAWACNMDPEVWSDPDEFRPERWFEQPDAPMFTYGMGYRMCAGSLLANRELYLVFIRTLNSFRIEPTEEKIEWHPLKGNSDPTSLVAIPKKYKVRFDLISELIREYDTR, encoded by the exons ATGGCCATCGCCGAAGCGTTGTTGTTTGTCAACAACAGAGCCGTCGAACATCCCCTGCAATTCTTGACTGCAGTTGCTTTCGCGGTACCTCTGCTCTACGTCGTCATCAATGAGTTCATTCGGGCTTCAGCTCGCATTCCCGGCTTCAAAGGGCCTCGTGGACTGCCTTTGATAGGTAATCTGGCGCAAATTCGAAAGGACGCAGCCGAACAATATCGCATCTGGTCCAAGATATATGGACCCGTCTATCAAATCCAGCTAGGAAATATCCCTGTCTTAGTGGTCAACTCTGCCGCAGCTGCGAAAGTCCTTTTCGGGCAAAACGCACAGGCTCTAAGCTCCAGGCCTGAGTTCTATACTTTCCATAAA ATTGTCTCGAACACAGCTGGTACAACAATTGGTACTTCTCCCTACAGTGAATCGCTGAAGAGGCGCAGAAAGGGCGCAGCATCGGCTCTCAATCGGCCCTCCGTCGAGTCTTACGTGCATCATCTGGACGTCGAGTCCAAAGCGTTTGTAGCGGAGCTTTTCAAGTATGGGAATGGTGGGAAGACACCAGTGGATCCCATGGCTATGATTCAGCGTCTCAGCCTGAGTCTTGCCCTTACTCTGAACTGGGGAGTACGTGTAGCATcccaggaagaagaacttTTTGACGAGATCACCGAAGTCGAGGATAAAATCAGCAAATTCAGAAGTACTACGGGTAATCTACAGGATTATATTCCGATCCTGCGTCTCAACCCGTTTAGCAGCAACTCTCAcaaggcgaaggagatgagAGACAGGCGTGACAAGTACCTCAGTTCACTCAACCGGGACCTTGACGATCGAATGGAGAAGGGCACCCACAAACCTTGCATCCAGGCCAACGTAATCCTTGACAAGGAGGCCAAGTTAAACTCTGAGGAGCTCACCTCTATTAGTTTAACCATGCTTTCTGGCGGTCTTGATACCGTCACAACTCTCGTGGCTTGGAGTAtctctcttcttgctcagcgTCCCGACatccaagacaaagcagCGAAAGCTATTCAGGAAATGTACAGCGAAGGCCAACCGCTGTGTGACCCTGCAGACGATCAAAAATGCGCTTATGTCGCCGCTCTGGTCCGTGAGTGTCTCAG ATATTACACTGTGCTTCGTCTGGCCCTGCCGCGCACGTCAATTAGGGATATTACTTACGATGGTAAGGTAATTCCTAAAGGAACTGTATTCTTCCTGAATGCTTGGGCCTGCAACATGG ACCCCGAAGTATGGAGTGATCCGGATGAATTCAGACCAGAGCGCTGGTTCGAGCAACCCGATGCGCCCATGTTCACTTACGGGATGGGCTACCGCATGTGCGCTGGCTCACTCCTCGCCAACCGTGAGCTGTACCTTGTCTTCATACGTACTCTGAATAGCTTCCGTATTGAGCCTACTGAGGAGAAGATAGAGTGGCATCCTCTGAAGGGAAACTCTGACCCGACGAGCCTGGTGGCGATACCGAAAAAGTACAAGGTCAG ATTTGAT